A region of the Verrucomicrobiia bacterium genome:
GGTTATCAAGCTGGTCAACCTCATGCTCGTCCAGGCCATCAAAGACCGCGCCAGCGATATTCACATCGAGCCGTTCGAGAAACAACTACGGCTCCGCTACCGCGTGGACGGAGTGCTCTACGACTCGGCCGCGCCGCCCAAGGGCCTGCAGCCGGCCATCTCCTCGCGCATCAAGATCATGGCGAACCTCGATATCGCCGAACGCCGCCTGCCCCAAGACGGTCGCTTTCGTATCAAACTCGCCGGCCGCGAAGTCGACCTGCGTGTTTCGATCCTGCCGACGATTCATGGCGAAAAGATCGTCATGCGTGTGCTCGACAAGGGCAACCTGAACATGAACCTCGAAAGTTTGGGACTTGCGCCCGACGAATTGCAGAAGTTCAAAAACGCCATCGATGCGCCGCATGGAATGATCTTGATGACGGGCCCGACGGGTTCGGGCAAAACGTCCACACTCTATGCCGTGCTCACGCAATTGAACACGAGTGATGTGAACATCGTGACCGTTGAGGACCCTGTCGAATACCAGATGCTCGGCGTCAACCAGGTGCAAGTGAAAACCGAGGTCGGGCTGACGTTTGCGGGCGGCTTGCGCTCGATCCTGCGTCAGGACCCCGATATCGTCATGGTCGGCGAAATCCGCGACTCTGAAACCGCGGACATCGCA
Encoded here:
- a CDS encoding GspE/PulE family protein, encoding VIKLVNLMLVQAIKDRASDIHIEPFEKQLRLRYRVDGVLYDSAAPPKGLQPAISSRIKIMANLDIAERRLPQDGRFRIKLAGREVDLRVSILPTIHGEKIVMRVLDKGNLNMNLESLGLAPDELQKFKNAIDAPHGMILMTGPTGSGKTSTLYAVLTQLNTSDVNIVTVEDPVEYQMLGVNQVQVKTEVGLTFAGGLRSILRQDPDIVMVGEIRDSETADIAVKAALTGHLVLSTLHTNDAPGAIARMVDMGIEPFLVSSSVLMVCAQRLLRKICPHCKEAFKVPADVITRLSLSQEEASANTYYRGRGCSRCKDTGFLGRMAILEVLGVTNAIRELILHNTSAKALKELALKEGLKTLRMSGLEKAKAGLTSLDEVLRVSGSEL